The following is a genomic window from Pedobacter sp. KBS0701.
TGTCCTTGTCCCAAAATAGATATTAGTCGGTTATTTAGAAAATGAAGTGCTAAATTCATCAAAGAAGACCTTTATGGAACATTTGAGCCAGCCAGGCTACTTTGTTCTCATAATTTGTGAATCTTCCGAAAATAATAATTTCCTGCTCAAAGCTTTTGAAGGCGGCATGTAGCGTTTCGGCCAAAAACTGACTGTCCTCATCGGGAAGTTCTGAAATGTCCCTGTTTTCCATCCCCCAGTCAATGATTCTCTTAATAACAGCAATTTCTTCCTCTGCAAATGCCCTCAATTTTATTAAAAATGAGGAGGGATTCTGCCTCAAATCATCAATTGCAAGTTTGTTTTCCCTTACCATTTCACGCAAATGCTTCAGCTTCGCATCGTTAAAAGCTTCAATATTGGCAGAAAAGGATTTTCTTTTGCTGATTGCCTGCTCACTCTCCTGTAAACATTTGGAAAATATTTTATAGCAGACAGCATCCAGTACTTCCTCTTTGTTTTTGAAATAGTGGTATAAAGTACTGCGGCCCTTCCTGCATTCCTTTGAAATATCTTGCATGGAAACCCTCACATATCCATATCGTTGAAAGACAGCCTGGGATGCACGGATAATCTCTTCTCTTATTGAATCGTTTTCCAGCTTTTTCATAGTCGACAAAAATACAATTAATGTTTGTTAATTGTGGTAGTGTAGCGGTGTTTTATTCCTGATGAGCTTGCATTGTTGTTTTATGACAACCAGATTAATAAATATATAAATACAAAAAGTGTATATTTGTCGAAAACTGAAATGCTTGTATGACGGTGAGTGCTGCTTTTGAATTAGACCAGCATACCTCACCTGCAAGCTTTGGTTAAATAAGTCGACAAAAAAACATTATTTGTTTAAATTACAATGAAGAAAACAACAACTTTAGCCGGAATTGCTTTCGCGGCGCTCGGTTTAACCGGTTGTGCTAATCAAGCAAAGCACAAACCTGTTCAGGATACATTGGCTGTAAGCGTAATGGATCTAAGAAATGGAGGTGACAAATCCAATCACCAGATCGTTTATGACGGAACTCTCGAGGCTGATAAAACCATAGAACTTAGTTTTCAGGTTTCCGGCACGATCTTAAATTTTCCGGCACGTACCGGAGACCATATCAAAAAAGGGCAGTTGGTAGCTACAATAGATGAAACGGTTTACCGTAACCAGTATAATGCCCAGCTTGCACAGGTTAGACTTGCCAAAGAGAACTTTATACGTATCAACGAGGTTTTTAAAAAAGGCAGTGTTGCCGAAATTAAAATGCTGGAGGCAAAGTCAAATTTCGAACAGTTGAATGCCGCGGCAAGGGCAACCTATCAAAATATTGCTCATGCCCGCTTATATTCTCCTCAAAACGGTTATGTGGGTGAAAAAAAGGCAGAAGCCGGGGCGGTTGCGGTTCCCGGGCAATCTGTACTACAGCTACTAGACACCAGAACACTTAAAGTTATCGTAGCCGTACCGGAAAATGAAGTCAATCAGTACAAGGCAGGAACTCATGCCAGTGTTAAAATCGATGCTTTGGGCACTCAGTCCTTAAAGGGCAAAGTAACCCAGGTTGGTGTTTTAGCTTTAAACGGAAGCGCAAATTACAGTGTTACCATTGCGATAGACAATACCGACGGGAAACTAAAACCAGGAATGCTTTGTAAAGTAACCTTCGAAAAGCCCGCTCAAAATGCAACCTCCACTGCTGATTCGGTTAAAGTCACTGTTCCGGTTCAATCTGTGCAGATAGACGAAAAGGGTAACAGGTTTGTATACATTCTCAATAATCAAAATAAGGCGATCCGGAAAAATGTGGTTGTTGGACAGATATACTCCAATGGTGTTTCTATTCTCTCCGGGCTTTCCGGTAACGAGCACGTGATTACCTCGGGTTATCAAAAACTAGCAGATCAAAGCCCGGTAACTGTAATTAATTAAGCGTAGAAATGAAAAAGAAATCAAATTTGATAGAATGGGCCATGGAACACCATGTGCTTCCGCTTTCACTATCCGCTATTTTAGTAGTACTCGGAATTGTTGCGCTTTTCAACATGCCCAGAAATGAGTTTCCAGACTTCACCATCAGGCAAGGGCTTATTGCGAGTTCTTATCCGGGTGCCTCTTCTAAGCAGGTTGAAGAACAGCTGACCAAAAAAGTTGAAGAATACCTTTTTAGTAATAACGAAGTGAACAAGAAGAAAACCTATTCTTTTTCAAGGGATGGACAGATGTTCATCTTTGTGGAGGTGGCGGATAACCTCAATACTATGCAAACCAAAGCTTTCTGGAACAAGATTAAAAATGGTATGCTCGTGTTGCAAAGTCAGCTGCCCAAAGAAGTCAAAGGGTTTTATATTGATAGTGATTTTGGCAATACCTCGGCCTTATTGATGTCGGTAGAATCCAAAACCAGGCCTTATAAAGAATTGCTGAGAAATGTGGAGGATATTGAGGCTGAATTGAGGCAGGTCCAGGATGTGGCCAAAATCTCACATACAGGAAATCTTAATGAGCAAATTACCATTTATGTAGACAATAATAAATTGCTTCAGAAAGGTATAACAGTAGCTAATATCATGCAGGTGCTTCAAAATGAGGGTGCTATAAACGCAACAGGCAAAGAAGAGGGTGCAGTAGTTGATCAGCCCATACATATTAATACCTTTTATAAATCTGAAGCTGAACTTTCCGACCAGATTATCAGGCAGGATGCCAATGGGAATGCAATACGTCTGCGTGATGTGGCGACTTTGAAACGTGAGTATGATGAACCGGAAAGCTATGTTACCTCAAACGGAACCAAATCGATTATCATTTCGCTTGAAATGATAACCGGGAAAAATATAGTAAGTTTTGGTAAAGAGCTTGAAGCACATATTGAAAAGGTTAAAAGCCATTTACCGCCGGATGTTAAGCTGGTAAAACTGGCAGATCAACCGGAAGTTGTAGATGACTCTATTAGTCATTTTATGAAAGAGTTTGCCTTTGCGCTGATCGGGGTTATTTTTGTTGCGGTGTTATTATTGCCATTGAGGGTTGCAGCAGTCGCAGCAGCAACTATCCCAATCACAATAGCGGCAACGCTTGCCATCATGTATATGTTCGGTATAGAGCTGGATACCGTAACCCTTGCAGCCTTAATTGTTGTACTGGGCATTGTGGTAGATGACCCGATTGTAGTTATCGACAGCCATGTAGAAAAACTCGATCACGGTTTATCGGTATGGGCTGCAGCAAGAGAAAGTGCCAAAGAGTTATTTCCTTCGGTATTTACAGCCACATTGGCTATTTCGGCAACCTTTATTCCTTTAGCATTTTTTATGGTTGGTGTTTCAAAAGATTTCATCCAGCTTTTCCCGGTAACAATCGTTATTGCACTAACGCTTTCTTTACTGATATCGATGTTGCTCGTGCCATTCTTCAATACCTTATTTATTAAAAAAGGTCTTTTGCACAGCAAGATCCAGTCGAAAAGATCATTTTTGGACAGACTGCAGGATTTTTTCAATAATCACATTGGAAATTCTATGAAGCACTATAAGATTACCGTCTTTTTAGGGGCGCTGGCTATAGTTGCTGGTATTGGAATTATGGGCGTTTTGCCACAACAATTGTTTCCCAAGGTAGAGCGTAACCAGTTTGCCATGGAAATTTATCTGCCATCCGGGTACAGGCTGTCTCAGACTGACCGTGTAGTTAAAGGTATGGAGCAGGTGCTGAAAAACGATAAACGTATTTTAAGTTATACCAGTTTTATTGGAAGCAGTTCGCCACGTTTTCACTCTGTTTATGCACCGAATCTTCCAGCTAAAAATTATGCGCAGATTTTGATCAAAACCGAATCAGAAGAAGCAACCGAAGAGGTGATTCTTGATTATCAGCGGAAATACGCTAATCTTTTTCCATCTGCCTTTATTCGCATGAAACAATTGAATATGATCAATGCGCTCGCACCAATCGAAGTCAGGATCAGTGGAAATAATCTGGCTGAGCTAAAAAAAGTAGCTGAGCAGGTATCTGTAATCGGTAAAAAGCATCCAAAGGTAAACTGGGTGCGGACAGATTTTAATGAGCCACAGCCTACACTCACACTGGATATTAAGAGCGGTGAAGCGGCAAGATTAGGATTAGGTAAAAAT
Proteins encoded in this region:
- a CDS encoding TetR/AcrR family transcriptional regulator; the protein is MKKLENDSIREEIIRASQAVFQRYGYVRVSMQDISKECRKGRSTLYHYFKNKEEVLDAVCYKIFSKCLQESEQAISKRKSFSANIEAFNDAKLKHLREMVRENKLAIDDLRQNPSSFLIKLRAFAEEEIAVIKRIIDWGMENRDISELPDEDSQFLAETLHAAFKSFEQEIIIFGRFTNYENKVAWLAQMFHKGLL
- a CDS encoding efflux RND transporter permease subunit, with the protein product MKKKSNLIEWAMEHHVLPLSLSAILVVLGIVALFNMPRNEFPDFTIRQGLIASSYPGASSKQVEEQLTKKVEEYLFSNNEVNKKKTYSFSRDGQMFIFVEVADNLNTMQTKAFWNKIKNGMLVLQSQLPKEVKGFYIDSDFGNTSALLMSVESKTRPYKELLRNVEDIEAELRQVQDVAKISHTGNLNEQITIYVDNNKLLQKGITVANIMQVLQNEGAINATGKEEGAVVDQPIHINTFYKSEAELSDQIIRQDANGNAIRLRDVATLKREYDEPESYVTSNGTKSIIISLEMITGKNIVSFGKELEAHIEKVKSHLPPDVKLVKLADQPEVVDDSISHFMKEFAFALIGVIFVAVLLLPLRVAAVAAATIPITIAATLAIMYMFGIELDTVTLAALIVVLGIVVDDPIVVIDSHVEKLDHGLSVWAAARESAKELFPSVFTATLAISATFIPLAFFMVGVSKDFIQLFPVTIVIALTLSLLISMLLVPFFNTLFIKKGLLHSKIQSKRSFLDRLQDFFNNHIGNSMKHYKITVFLGALAIVAGIGIMGVLPQQLFPKVERNQFAMEIYLPSGYRLSQTDRVVKGMEQVLKNDKRILSYTSFIGSSSPRFHSVYAPNLPAKNYAQILIKTESEEATEEVILDYQRKYANLFPSAFIRMKQLNMINALAPIEVRISGNNLAELKKVAEQVSVIGKKHPKVNWVRTDFNEPQPTLTLDIKSGEAARLGLGKNDIANTVLMHSEGIAATQIWEDTYAVDVKIKSPKASRSNLDDLKNLNVVSPQTHSIIPLRQVANVNLDWNDGQIARRNGVRTLTVRMDVTQDAVANAVLTDFMPEIEKIKLPKDLAVTYGGELELQGENQGPMGIALGVSIILIFLILLWHFKHLKHAILSITTMPLSILGASFGLLVAGYPFGFTSFLGLLALCGIVVRNGIILIDHAEELRLHEGKSAFEAARLSAERRMRPIFLTSSAAAVGVIPMVISRSSLWGPLGTVICFGLIVSMLLTLFILPTLYWLFFRKEDQKQPENQTLEPVHA
- a CDS encoding efflux RND transporter periplasmic adaptor subunit, yielding MKKTTTLAGIAFAALGLTGCANQAKHKPVQDTLAVSVMDLRNGGDKSNHQIVYDGTLEADKTIELSFQVSGTILNFPARTGDHIKKGQLVATIDETVYRNQYNAQLAQVRLAKENFIRINEVFKKGSVAEIKMLEAKSNFEQLNAAARATYQNIAHARLYSPQNGYVGEKKAEAGAVAVPGQSVLQLLDTRTLKVIVAVPENEVNQYKAGTHASVKIDALGTQSLKGKVTQVGVLALNGSANYSVTIAIDNTDGKLKPGMLCKVTFEKPAQNATSTADSVKVTVPVQSVQIDEKGNRFVYILNNQNKAIRKNVVVGQIYSNGVSILSGLSGNEHVITSGYQKLADQSPVTVIN